From a single Cryptococcus neoformans var. neoformans B-3501A chromosome 3, whole genome shotgun sequence genomic region:
- a CDS encoding hypothetical protein (Match to ESTs gb|CF183768.1|CF183768, gb|CF183767.1|CF183767) encodes MSLIPSSSPSSVPFFVPHLGPSSKHGVYPTPGGKGKGKELFGGGKGFDPEEEVDDREWDMRVARAMIHLQETLPHFFNAEMTAATMLPPDIYSQNMLLKLPAPLPLKISSLSGYSMAFSLTRNGMQALHTDLRSEMERMTFSPSPQDMGQESKRAAVLLARKGIPSHRMKQIRVLVSVYGTLRLPPHKEAKWHTSSLYTFSPTSGLIVSHEVETIRPLPGEGVAEWMMSRLLGWTSKNAGHEGAIPCPRTVALPPEHRVARFREEREEKRED; translated from the exons ATGTCACTCATtccgtcttcatcaccgTCCTCTGTTCCTTTCTTTGTACCTCATCTTGGCCCCTCCTCAAAGCATGGTGTATATCCCACTCCGGGTGGAAAGGGTAAGGGTAAGGAACTCTTTGGTGGTGGGAAAGGGTTTGATcccgaagaggaagtggatgatCGGGAATGGGATATGCGTGTCG CAAGGGCAATGATACACCTTCAAGAAACACTCCCGCATTTCTTTAATGCTGAGATGACAGCAGCGACAATGTTACCGCCTGACATCTATAGTCAGAATATGCTGCTCAAGCTACCAGCGCCGTTGCCTTTGAAG ATATCCTCATTGTCTGGCTATTCAATGGCGTTCTCTCTTACTCGCAATGGCATGCAAG CCTTACATACAGATTTGCGAtcagagatggagagaatgaCATTCTCCCCATCACCTCAAGACATGGGACAAGAAAGCAAAAGAGCCGCAGTTTTACTTGCGAGAAAAGGGATCCCCAGCCACCGTATGAAGCAGATCAGGGTCTTGGTCTCAGTATATGGCACCCTGCGCTTGCCTCCTCATAAA GAGGCTAAATGGCATACATCGTCTCTATAcaccttctctcccacaTCAGGTTTGATCGTTTCACACGAGGTAGAGACTATCAGGCCTCTTCCCGGAGAAGGGGTCGCGGAGTGGATGATGTCACGACTGCTTGGGTGGACTTCGAAGAATGCAGGTCATGAAGGAGCTATACCATGTCCTCGGACAGTGGCGTTACCTCCTGAACATAGAGTGGCGCGATTCAGGGAAGAGcgtgaggagaagagggaagactGA
- a CDS encoding hypothetical protein (Match to EST gb|CF190315.1|CF190315), whose amino-acid sequence MEKVGGTRNIVSEKGQSSMDHDYDTESCPIVNCGKPLPFQHNKRRRSSTGVVETSTPAPPPEIELSSTSLSSREARQVITSFPTSPANPINWATRKKWTITAILALTGFISTAGSSIGVPGLHAVMSEFGETNEKIGVLIAGAYVLGLGTGPFVFAPVSELYGRQIAYISSQIFYVLFTLGTGFTQSMTALIILRFFCGCFASPPPSLGVATCADMFLPHERGKPISLYALGPIGGPIIGNMIGYWLLFGGWRWAYYFMTIVAFFNFVLMVFFLRETYAPAIQKIMDYQITHPLSPSTSRRRHHLPKLTWMMAMVSKEDAKAVYGRAFSRPPRLLFTNPVAFAFSLYYAYVYGIIYLFLVALPLLYGKPPFSQPALFSYEWPLATMGLPYISMGLGFVSAVAIASQCQDRIYKHFSKINGDNGQPEYRLVLTQIGMCIMPIGLFIFGWTANAEVHWMGPFVGQAVMGIGLMLAFNTIQNFFVDAFYPYSAAAVAGATAARSVVACIMPLFTTTMFVKLGWGWGGTLIACIAIVGIPAPMIMFFFGQRLRERYAFQG is encoded by the exons ATGGAGAAAGTCGGAGGAACCCGCAATATCGTCTCCGAAAAAGGCCAATCTTCTATGGATCACGATTATGATACAGAATCATGTCCTATTGTCAATTGCGGCAAACCACTGCCCTTCCAGCATAACAAGCGTCGCAGATCATCTACAGGGGTGGTGGAAACATCAACACCTGCACCACCACCTGAAATTGAATTATCGTCCACATCACTGTCCTCTCGCGAAGCACGGCAAGTTATTACGTCCTTCCCTACCTCTCCTGCCAATCCTATCAACTGGGCAACCAGAAAGAAATGGACCATAACAGCAATTCTTGCATTAACTGGATTCATTTCCACTGCAGGAAGTTCCATCGGCGTACCTGGGCTACATGCAGTAATGTCTGAATTCGGAGAGACAAACGAGAAGATAGGAGTTCTAATCGCTGGTGCCTATGTTCTAGGTCTAGG AACCGGACCATTTGTGTTTGCACCAGTGTCGGAGCTCTATGGACGGCAAATAGCCTATATCTCAAGCCAAATATTCTATGTCTTGTTCACCTTGGGAACGGGTTTCACTCAGAG CATGACAGCACTTATCATTCTACGATT TTTTTGCGGATGTTTTGCTTCTCCTCCGCCATCTCTAGGTGTGGCGACTTGCGCTGAT ATGTTCCTACCACATGAAAGAGGCAAGCCCATATCATTGTATGCTCTAGGGCCGATT GGCGGGCCCATCATTGGCAACATGATAGGCTACTGGCTATTGTTCgggggatggagatgggCCTACTACTTTATGACAATAGTTGCGTTTTTCAACTTTGTATTGATGGTCTTTTTCCTCAGGGAGACCTATGCTCC TGCTATTCAAAAGATCATGGACTATCAGATTACTCACCCACTTTCTCCTTCGACTTCCAGGCGGAGACATCATCTGCCAAAGTTAACctggatgatggcgatggtCTCAAAAGAGGACGCGAAAGCAGTCTATGGCAGGGCATTTTCACGTCCCCCACGATTGCTGTTTACCAACCCGGTTGCGTTTGCTTTCTCTTTGTATTACGCTTATGTGTACG GTATAATCTatctttttttggtggCTTTACCTCTCTTGTACGGCAAGCCGCCATTTAGTCAGCCCGCCTTGTTTTCATACGAGTGGCCTTTGGCCACAATGGGTTTACCATACATTTCTATGG GCTTGGGCTTCGTGAGTGCGGTGGCCATAGCCTCCCAGTGTCAAGACCGTATATACAAACACTTTTCAAAGATTAATGGTGACAACGGCCAGCCAGAATATAGA CTCGTACTGACTCAAATAGGCATGTGTATCATGCCAATTGGACTATTTATTTTT GGGTGGACAGCGAACGCAGAAGTACACTGGATGGGACCTTTCGTGGGCCAGGCTGTCATGGGAATTGGGTTGATGCTAGCATTTAACACCATCCAGAATTT CTTCGTGGATGCTTTTTATCCTTACTCTGCTGCAGCCGTAGCCGGGGCAACTGCT GCTCGTTCGGTTGTGGCGTGTATCATGCCGCTCTTTACGACCACCATGTTTGTAAAGCTTGGATGGGGGTGGGGTGGTACCCTTATCGCCTGTATAGCCATTGTCGGAATACCGGCGCCAATGATC ATGTTCTTTTTCGGGCAGAGGTTACGAGAGCGTTATGCCTTCCAAGGGTAG
- a CDS encoding hypothetical protein (Match to ESTs gb|CF191923.1|CF191923, gb|CF191507.1|CF191507; HMMPfam hit to bZIP, bZIP transcription factor, score: 40.9, E(): 3.6e-09), which translates to MPPKDPTFSDDEASSGRGDSAQPEDIHGRGSSSSARKAQNRIAQREFRLRKQQYIRDLEAKVQMLEGDKEERVELMTLLVRNLMKENKDLRHMLRLTASFIGEGLGSCLPRLGLSADQLDAILNRADTDTVYEAFINLKASRELEMSNPGIKLGEPRRRAGNLPPKRKRTEDEGGTPIGPAETPEDGASSAGKEKGKTSQNSDISNSKRIKSVFDQPIPSDEYTYLFPDLDSMLMASESFDDPSISRFDINGQMGQSRVPNELPRVDYGQQQRLMSSNTGNVRFPSYNGSTALAGDPLAANLAVSNSSSANYPPSNPSMPSCVTPVRPVAPLVNEGNQSTRRSSTSNEPSTQSDSIRRLAAEHRGAFDGPGMTSQEIEERRKAEDSLIKSIEEGDTPDRKLEAMQLITYHLNNFRMNHEYHLPPSLRPTVVQRTVPHEHAIDGICFPSLRDRMILLRGRYDLVEVFHSLLAEFTLHGDDVLDHRSYEVSEKFIHDYSILVDDSIVAISNKWRALRGEPPIQWPLKDQGQNQLILSGATSQ; encoded by the exons ATGCCGCCCAAGGACCCCACATTCTCAGAC GATGAGGCGAGTTCAGGGAGAGGTGATTCGGCCCAACCAGAGGATATTCATGGGAGAGGCTC GTCGAGTTCGGCAAGAAAGGCTCAGAACAGGATTGCCCAGAGGGAGTTCAGGCTTCGTAAGCAG CAATAT ATCCGTGACCTTGAGGCCAAGGTGCAGATGCTTGAGGGCGACAAAGAGGAGCGTGTGGAACTTATGACGCTTTTAGTGCGAAAtctgatgaaggagaataAGGATTTAAGACATATGCTTAGACTTACTGCGTCATTCATTGGCGAAG GCCTTGGTTCTTGTTTGCCCAGGCTTGGTCTTTCGGCAGATCAGCTGGATGCCATCTTGAATCGCGCTGACACTGATACGGTCTATGAGGCATTTATCAATCTCAAAGCTTCTCGAGAGCTTGAGATGTCTAATCCAGGCATCAAGCTTGGTGAGCCTCGTCGCAGAGCGGGCAATTTGCCTCCAAAGCGCAAGCGTACAGAGGACGAGGGTGGGACTCCAATAGGGCCTGCTGAAACGCCTGAAGATGGCGCATCTAGCgctggaaaggagaaaggcAAAACTTCACAAAACAGTGACATCTCTAACTCTAAAAGGATCAAGTCGGTTTTTGATCAGCCAATACCCAGCGACGAGTATACGTATTTGTTCCCCGATCTCGACAGCATGCTTATGGCTTCCGAGTCGTTTGATGACCCCTCAATAAGTCGTTTCGACATCAACGGTCAGATGGGCCAAAGTCGTGTCCCCAATGAGCTTCCTCGTGTAGATTATGGACAGCAACAGAGGCTAATGTCTTCTAATACTGGGAATGTTCGCTTTCCCAGCTATAATGGGTCGACCGCTTTAG CCGGCGATCCGCTGGCTGCCAACCTTGCCGTTTCGAATAGTTCGTCCGCAAATTATCCACCGTCCAATCCATCCATGCCGTCTTGTGTCACCCCAGTCAGGCCGGTGGCCCCTTTGGTGAACGAAGGCAACCAATCTACTCGACGTTCTTCTACAAGCAATGAGCCATCGACGCAGAGTGATTCCATCCGAAGACTGGCCGCTGAACATCGCGGCGCTTTCGATGGCCCTGGTATGACGTCGCAAGAAATCGAAGAAAGACGCAAAGCGGAGGACAGCCTGATCAAATccattgaagaaggagatacACCTGACAGAAAGTTAGAGGCTATGCAG CTTATCACCTATCATCTCAACAA CTTCCGCATGAACCACGAGTATCATCtccctccatctctccgTCCTACGGTCGTCCAAAGAACAGTTCCTCACGAGCACGCTATCGATGGAATTTGTTTCCCGTCCTTGCGGGACCGTATGATCTTACTCCGCG GACGATACGACTTGGTGGAGGTTTTTCATTCCTTATTGGCCGAG TTCACCCTTCACGGTGACGACGTACTTGACCATAGAAGCTATGAGGTATCCGAAAAATTCATTCACGATTACAG CATTCTTGTCGACGACTCAATAGTTGCGATCAGTAATAAGTGGCGCGCGTTACGGGGAGAACCTCCCATCCAGTGGCCTTTGAAGGACCAGGGGCAGAATCAATTAATCTTGTCTGGGGCTACGTCTCAGTAG